A genomic region of Magnolia sinica isolate HGM2019 chromosome 6, MsV1, whole genome shotgun sequence contains the following coding sequences:
- the LOC131249093 gene encoding uncharacterized protein LOC131249093, producing the protein MKDAEKLLWDQMTAANPVRTPTSANAAQGRTLPKLMVWLIIFICLSYVIYTVKLLSSPFTSSNHCNDSPSNLRRLSSTIPNISLPKPSIIIQEKTSTDPPPQSGATELRHIVFGIAASARLWEQRKNYIKLWWKPKRMRGIVWLDKTVTAHQNEGLPPLKISANTSKFAYSNRQGHRSAIRISRIVSETLRLGMEDVRWFVMGDDDTVFVVDNLVRVLSKYDHRQFYYIGSLSESHLQNIYFSYGMAYGGGGFAISYPLAKALDQMQDRCIQRYPGLYGSDDRMQACMAELGVPLTKELGFHQYDVYGNLFGLLAAHPVAPLVSLHHLDVVEPIFPNVSRVDALRRLFVPIQLDSAGIMQQSICYDKAKRWTVSVSWGFAVQIFRGLFSPREMEMPSRTFLNWYRRADYTAYAFNTRPVSRNPCQKPFVFYFSTARSDPNKKQMTTDYVRHRVQMPACRWKMADPSAIDNVEVYKRPDPLLWNKSPRRNCCRILPSKKNKTMMIDVGVCREGEISEM; encoded by the exons ATGAAGGATGCGGAGAAACTTCTTTGGGATCAGATGACAGCAGCCAACCCCGTCCGCACCCCGACCAGCGCCAATGCCGCCCAGGGTCGAACCCTCCCAAAGCTCATGGTCTGGCTCATCATCTTCATCTGCCTTTCCTACGTCATCTACACCGTCAAACTCCTCTCCTCCCCCTTCACCTCATCCAACCATTGCAACGATTCCCCCTCCAATCTCCGCCGTCTATCCTCAACGATCCCCAACATCTCCCTCCCCAAACCGTCGATCATCATCCAAGAGAAGACCAGCACCGATCCCCCTCCACAATCCGGCGCGACTGAGCTCCGTCACATCGTCTTCGGCATCGCGGCGTCCGCCCGGCTCTGGGAGCAGAGGAAGAACTACATAAAGCTGTGGTGGAAACCGAAGCGGATGAGGGGAATCGTGTGGTTGGATAAGACCGTCACGGCCCACCAAAACGAAGGGCTTCCGCCGCTGAAAATCTCCGCCAACACATCGAAATTCGCCTACTCGAACCGGCAGGGCCACCGGTCTGCGATCCGGATTTCGCGAATCGTGTCGGAGACACTGCGGCTGGGGATGGAAGACGTGCGGTGGTTTGTGATGGGGGATGACGACACGGTCTTCGTCGTCGATAATCTAGTTCGAGTTCTGTCGAAATACGATCACAGGCAATTCTACTACATTGGAAGCTTGTCGGAGAGTCATTTGCAGAACATATACTTCTCTTATGGGATGGCTTATGGCGGAGGGGGTTTTGCGATCAGCTATCCGCTGGCGAAGGCGCTCGATCAAATGCAGGATCGATGTATTCAGAGGTATCCGGGCTTGTATGGTAGCGATGATCGAATGCAGGCTTGTATGGCGGAGCTGGGCGTGCCGCTTACTAAAGAGCTTGGTTTTCACCAG TATGATGTTTATGGGAATCTGTTCGGACTCTTGGCCGCTCATCCGGTGGCGCCGCTGGTGTCACTCCACCACCTCGACGTCGTGGAGCCCATCTTCCCCAATGTCAGCCGCGTAGATGCTCTCCGTCGCCTATTTGTCCCAATTCAGCTCGATTCGGCCGGGATCATGCAGCAATCGATCTGCTACGACAAGGCGAAGAGATGGACCGTCTCCGTTTCTTGGGGTTTCGCCGTTCAGATTTTCCGGGGACTCTTCTCTCCCAGAGAGATGGAAATGCCTTCAAGAACCTTCCTCAACTGGTACAGAAGAGCAGATTATACTGCATATGCATTCAATACCCGGCCCGTTAGTCGGAATCCTTGCCAGAAACCGTTCGTCTTCTACTTTTCGACAGCTAGATCTGATCCTAACAAGAAGCAGATGACCACCGATTACGTTCGTCATCGGGTCCAAATGCCCGCTTGCCGATGGAAGATGGCGGATCCTTCCGCCATTGACAATGTGGAGGTTTACAAGAGACCAGACCCGCTTCTATGGAACAAG TCTCCGCGAAGAAATTGCTGCAGGATATTGCCATCTAAGAAAAACAAGACCATGATGATTGATGTAGGTGTATGTAGGGAAGGTGAGATTAGTGAAATGTAA